In the genome of Eschrichtius robustus isolate mEscRob2 chromosome 2, mEscRob2.pri, whole genome shotgun sequence, the window CTGTGGACAGCGAACACGGAGCGCTTCTGCGAAGTGGTCCCGGGCGTCAATGACACCGCTGAGAACTTGCTGCGCACCATCCAGGTGGGCGTGCCCAAGGGGTGGAGTAGGCTCAGGGCCAGCCCCCAAGGACTCTTCTGTGCTGACTGCTCGCCTCTGCCCGCAGCTGGGCCTGGAAGTGTCGCCCTCCACCCTCTTTGCCGTGGCCAGCATCTTGGAGGGCTGCGCCTTTCTCAATGGGTCCCCACAGAACACGCTGGTGCCTGGTGCCCTCGAGCTTGCATGGCAGCGCCGTGTCTTTGTGGGTGGAGACGACTTCAAGTCGGGGCAGACCAAGGTCAAGTCCGTGCTCGTGGACTTCCTTATCGGCTCTGGCCTCAAGGTGTGTGGGCCTGGGGGGCTGCTCAGCTCAGTATGGGGGGCGTGGACCCTGAGGTGTGGGCTTGTGTGCTGCGGGGCCTGCAGCTGCCGCGGGTCTCCTTGCCCCCGCAGACCATGTCCATCGTGAGCTACAACCACCTGGGCAACAACGACGGGCAGAACCTGTCGGCGCCGCCACAGTTCCGCTCCAAGGAGGTGTCCAAGAGCAGCGTGGTGGACGACATGGTGCACAGCAACCCAGTGCTCTACTCGCCGGGCGAAGAGCCCGACCACTGCGTGCGTGGGGCGCAGGCGCGGCAAGGggcggtgggtggggtggggcggtgcTCCCCACAGAGAAGGGCAGGGACCCGTGTGACCTCGTGCCGCCCCCCAGGTGGTCATCAAGTACGTGCCATACGTGGGCGACAGCAAGCGTGCCCTGGATGAGTACACATCGGAGCTGATGCTGGGCGGTACCAACACGCTGGTGCTGCACAACACATGCGAGGTGCGGGGCACGAGGGGGCAGGAGTGTGGGGCTGCCCACCAGCCCGGCCCACCTCCTGACCCGCTGGCCCCGCAGGACTCGCTCCTGGCCGCGCCCATCATGCTGGATCTGGCCCTGCTGACTGAACTGTGCCAGCGTGTGAGCTTCTGCACCGACATCGACCCGGAGCCGCAGAGCTTCCACCCGGTGCTGTCGCTGCTTGGCTTCCTCTTCAAGGCGCCGCTTGCGCCACCGGGCAGCCCAGTGGTCAACGCGCTCTTCCGCCAGCGCAGCTGCATCGAGAATATCCTCAGGTGTGCCCCGACCTTGGGGATCCCCACCTACGGCCCAGATGTCCACTGGCGGGGCTGTGCACAGGGCCTAGGGACTGCAGGGCAGTCTCGGGGTCTGGCCCCGCTGAGCCGTGACCATCTCCCAGGGCCTGCGTGGGGCTCCCGCCGCAGAACCACATGCTTCTGGAACACAAGATGGAGCGCCCTGGCCTCAAGCAAGTTGGGCATGTGGCCACCGCCTGCCCCGTGCCTTGCAAGAAAGGATCAGCGCCAACTGCCCCCAATGGCTGTACTGGTGACGCCTATGGGCACTCACAGGCTGAGGCACCCCAGATGCCCACCACCTAAGGCCATGGCCATACAGCTCCCCTGTAACTCCTGCCCCCATTGCTCCTCAGCACCCGACCCTTCCAGGCCCCCTTAAGACAGACAATAAAGCCAGTGCCACTATGAGCCACACCTGTGGATTCTTGGTGCCTGCGACCTAACCCTAACGGCCCCCAATACCAGCCACATCTCCCTTTTCCACCAGGTGGACTTCTACCTACCCTTCCAAACTCTGCTGTCCCAACTCTCAGGGGCTTTCCAGAAcccccggggggagggggggctctGCCTAACCGCAACTCTTGAAGGTTAGGCTAAGCAGGCTGTGGCTGTAAGCCAAAGTGAAGAAACCCAAGACCAGATGCCAAAAACCAAAATCGAGTTATGTTTATTGATGGGGCCCACCCCTGCTCTCCAGGGGAAAGGAAGTCCCCCAAGGAGCCCCCTGGACAAAACAGAAATGGCGGGAAGGGCCCATACAGGAAAGAACGTCTCTGAGGTCCTTGTgtttttttataaaatgaatgagTCCTTTGCGCGGGGCTCCCCAGCCATCCAAGCCTTGACCGGGAGTCCAGTTGCCCGCGGTGTGACCTCAGACCCTCACCCTGCAGACCACCCGAGCCCCTGGACCTTGGCCCCGGGCAGGGGCGCTGGGCAGAAGCCGAGGTCGGCAGTGGGCAAGGGGCTGCGGCCCCATCACACGCTCATGGTCATCCCGGGGGAGTACTGCGGAAAGACGAGGGGGTGGCGCGCGGGGGCCGGCTCAGTTCCGGCCTAGGCTGGGACCCGCCCCCGAGGGGAAGGGGGGACAGGGCAGTGTGGACGTGGGATGGAAAGGGACCAGGTGGCGATGCGTGAGGAGGCCGCCCAGGGCCTCGGGTCCCAGGGTTGGGGTGGGatgtgggcggggcggggcgatagggcgggcctggggagggggaaggcgggaggaagggaaggatgcCGCGGCCGCCCCCCCACCTGGCCCGCCGCGGTCACGGTCTTGCTCTGGCCCCCCGGCCGCCCCGCCGGGGTCTGCCCGCCAGGCCCCTCCGGCCCGACGCCGCCGCGGGGGGGGAGTCGACGCAGTCGCTTACGCTTTCGCTCGGGAACGGGTGCAGGAAGGTCCCGGCGGCCGCCATCTCGCCGTCGTCCCGCGGGGTGCCCGGGGTGTTGCTCAGGCCGGCCACGGCGCCGGGGGAGCTCTGGGGGCGGCCGCGGTCAGAGCGGAACACCCCGCCCCGCGGGCCAGGCCCCGACCGCCGCGCGGCCCAACCAGGACTAGGCCTCTCCACGCGGGCCGACCCCgcagccccgccccccgccccccgcaggaGCGCGGCCCCCTCACCTTCGGCAACCCGTCCAGATCGCCCGAGCCTGTGGACCGACAGACGGCGGTGACGCGGCTCAGACGCGCCTGCGCCGCCAAGCCGGCTCCACCGACCCCTTCCCGAACTTCCCTGGCGGCCGCGCCCCCTCCCTCGGCCCAGCCCACTGGGGCACCGCCGGGGGTCCCGGGCGGAGGGCCCAGATCGGGGGTGGTGGGTCAGTGCCGGCGGCCGGTTTAGTTACTGGACCCTCCCCGCAGCGCAGCCCCAGTCACTGAGCCCAGAGAAGCTCGGGGCGCGCCCCCAACGCCGGCCGAGCACAGAGGCGGAGAGACTGAAGGGGGCCGCCAGGGGGCGCACGAGGCTCGCGAAGCAGCGGGGCGGAggcgtgtgtgtgggtgtgcccCGGGACTCCGCCCACTCACCCAGGGATCCGTTTACATGGTGAGGTTCCATCGCACTCATGGCGGCCATGGGGGCCTCCGGACCAGGGCCAAGCGGGAACTGCAGGCAGAGGAGCAGCTTGGGCCTCGGGCCACCACCTCTCcgcccccaccccgacccccgcAAGCCCCAGCTCACATTAGTCCTGCCGGCGCCTGGCCCGATGGGGTTCATGATGGTGTACATGTTCTCACTGGAGTTGGTGGAGTCTGAAGCAGCACGTGAGGGGGTGGGGTGTGAGAGGGCCTCACCCAAACACACCCCTCCCTATGCCCCGCCCAGGCTGTAGTACCTCCAGGGCTGGGCATGATGGGTGTTCCAGGGGGCCCACCTCCTCCTGGGGGTCCCTGCACACAGAGGGAGACACAGAAGGTGAGAAAAGCCCTCCAACTGCCGCCCCACAACCCCTGCCCCCAGGTCGGGTGTCCCAGCTTCGGCATCACTCACCGTGTAGCtgccaggggaggaggaggagtaggGGATCTGGGGAGATGGGCAGCTGTGAGCAGTCCGCCCACTCTACCAACTCGCACACTCCtaatcccccccccacccccgcacgcCGTCCCGACACTCACCGAGTTGCCACTGGGGCTGGCCCATGGGCCACGCACTCCGGGTCCCCTAGAACAGACAGTGGTGGACCCTGGGTCTAAGCCAGGCGGGACACAGCCCCCCAGCACACACTCCCTGACACCCCCAGCCTGCCCCACGTGCCCTCAGAGCAGCAGACGTTGGCCGAGAAGTAACCAAGCACAGATGCCAGGCCAGCCTTCAAATCCCAACCCCATCCATCACTCACTGGtctttgagccttagtttccccaccCAGCAGTGGCATAAAAACAGTATCGGGGCTGTTGTGCGGCTTCGGGGTCTGCCCCAGCATACCCAGCCCATGAAGCTGGGTGGTGGCCCGCATGGGCACACTCCCGGGGGTTCCTGAGGGCCTTACATGTTCATGGTGGGCAAACCCGGGCCAGCAAGAGAGTTGGGTGGGGGCCGCATGCCACTTCCATAGCTCTGTGAAGGTAAAGGGGCCGTGAGAGGGCAAGCCGAGAGAGGACAGCCCCTGAAGCCCCCCTGTCGCCTGGGCCCAGGCCTTACCTGGGGCCCAACGCTGGTCATGCCCCGTGGAGGCGTCACCCTCTGCATCGGGCCCATGCTCGAATGCCCTGGGGGCAGAAGGAATAGGGCTCAAGCCGCGGCCGTTCCCCGGTGTGGACAGGCGCTgtgctgggggttgggggtgttCCTGCACGGTGGGCGGCGGGGAACTGGCTCTGGGATCCtgacggggggggcgggggacagCAGCGGGAGCTTCCCTACTCACCCTGAGCACGTGGGGAGGGGTCCATGGCgccagggaggaggggctgggagccGGGTAGGCCCACGGGAGGCTGCGGAGGGGGAGTGGCAGCACTGAGTGTGGGTGCCCCCACCCCGGCCCAATTCCTGCCCCCCCTCCCCTCATCCCTCTCTCACCTGACTCGGCATCCGCAGGGTGGGCCGGGGGCCCCCTGGGAACCGCGGTGACATGAAGGGCTGGAAGAGGTGGGCCGGGGATCAGCACCTCCCCCCACCTACTCAGCCCCCAAAGCTACCCGCTTCCTGCCGCACCCGGGCCCCCAGCCTGGATACTCCCCCTCCTCCAAGACCAGCCGGCAGACCTCAGCCAGCCGCGCCGGGGGCGTGGGGGGCGTGGGAGCGCAGTAGGACGGGCCCAAGGGCCCGGGGGAGGGGTGTGCGTGCTCGAGGGGGCGGGGCACCACAGGTCCTTACCGGAACCTGAGGCCCCATCATGGGGGCGTTGGGGTTGTGGGGGGAGGCTGGGAGCCGGGGGGGCCCTAGGAGGACAGAACCAGGTGGGTTGGGAGGAGCGAGGTCACCCGAAGTTCCACGGTTTCCTGTGGCTCTGCTGAGCCTggccagggagaggaggggagggaacacCGTGGAGGCAGGAGAGTGGGCCAACTAGCCCCATCTGCGGGATGTGGCGGGGGTGGCGTGGACCCTAAGGGGAAGGTCATGGGCAGGACCTGTGGTTCAGCGAGCCAAGCTGTGCGGCCCCAGGCGCCCCGACACACACAGGCGCAGGCCTAGTGCAGAGACCCCGCCCCCTCCCGCAGCGGGGGACCCAGGCCAGATGGCCCCTCCCTCACCGGCACTACCGAGGCCCGCAGGGGCATACCCACCCCCTCATTGCCCCTGCCTGTCACCCTCCCACACAAGCCCACCCAGGGTCAGGAGACAGGGAGCCCCAGCCCTGGCTATACCTGGAAGAAGCCGGGTGCCATGGGGCCTGATGCCATTGCATCATTGGGAGCCATGCTCCCCATCACCGGGCTGGGGGCCGCTGCAGCGctctgcaggggtgggggagatggcAAGAGCCAAGTCAGGTCACTTCCTGTCCAAGTGTTTCCTTCTCTCCTCAAGCAGCTGGCCCCACGGAACAAGGAACCCAAGCCATCCAACTACTCAGGAACGGGAGGATTTgcaggggggggggggcgtggggggaggggaggaggcggcTCTAGGTGAGGGAAGAGCTGCGGCCCCTGTCCCCACCCTGGCTTAGCAACCAGATGTGCTGGGTGGCCCTCGGCAAGGGCTCTGCCTCCTTGCTGAACCCGTGACCCTGGAGGTGATCAGGGCCCAGCCTGGCTGAGCCCACAGCCCAGGTGATCAGGGACCTCAGCTCCCAATGTCCCCACCCTGAGGATTCCGAGGGTCTGAAAATGCCATCCACCCAGGACTCCAGTGTGTGCCGCATCCTTCTAGCACAGGCTTACTTTTTGGTCTGAATCTAACTTCAGATGGGTGGGGGCACagtcccccactcccagcccaaGCCAACCAGCCCTGATTCCTCCTGCCTGGGAAGGCAGCTTAGCTGGGCCCCCAAGACAcctcaaatcaacagacaaaaaaaatcaatagacagTTTCAAGATGAACCTCCCTCCCAGAGGGCTCCTCCCTGGAGCTACTGTACAGaccactccccctcctcctcctccaggaaggaggggaaggaagagcagAACTCTGCAGTGGGGTCTCCAAGCCCCCAACCTCTCTTCAGATGGAGAAGGGGAGAAGACCGGGTGCCTGAGAGGGGAGTTCCCATGTCTGCCAAGGGTGGAGATGCTGGTGGCAGGCCCAGAGTTGGCAGGGGGACAGGCTGACAGGCCACTTCCTCTGGTCGGTTCCAAGTCCCAGGCTTGTCTGCCTTTGGGGCCCACAGagcagggggaaagggggagatagAGGCCTAGTCTTTAGGGCAGAGGAGACACATCAAAAGGATAGGGAAGGGGGAAGACACTGCAGGCACTGAGTAGAGCACTTCTCTTAAGGCCCCTCGACTCCTGTCTCTGCATcatctgcccttccccctccgccTCCAGGCCCCAAAAGGAAGAGGCTGGTCTGTCTGGGTCACTGCTGTCCCTGCAGCTGGCACAAGCCAGCACACAGGGGCACTCAGGAATTTGTGGAACTGCAGCCACTTGGGTTCCGAAGAGTTAAGCACTtagcccatggtcacacagcgcATCCTGCCCTACAGCAGTGGGGAAAGGGGCCCCTTGTCTGGGTCGGAGCAGGGCCCCTGGAGTCACACCCTTCCCTTTGGGGACTGACAGCTGCCCCCTTCTTGCTCCTTCTCAAAGGTCAGCCTCTAATGGATTTCTACCCAGGCCCAAGCTGGGAGGGTACCAGTGGGAGCactcccagggcccagcacaaaTCTTTGAAAACCCAAGCGaccccgggggtgggggtgggggggacgaaGCTCTCAGCCTCTCTCCAAAATGCTGGGTCACCCCTGCCCTCCACCTCACCCTCTCCCACAAACACAACACGATGGCTTAGAGCAGCTACTCTCGCTGGCGCCGGCCTCAGTGGCTGGAGGGAAACAGCTCTGAGCCCTGGGTCTGTCCACTCCTCCCCAACTCTTAcagagggcaggagggcagcCCCCCTTCCGAGCCGCAGCAGGCGCCAGAGCATTTCCTGgttggggagggtggtggtgcgGGTGGCTGCTGCTCCAGACCGTGAGGTGTGGGGGCGGGGAGAAGATGGGGCTCCCCAACTCTAGGCCTTGAAGGGTTAATCCAGgttcaggggggtgggggggtagggcCCACCCTCCCGGTCGGGTGACCTGAGCTGGACCCCCCAAGTCAATCAACCACCCCCGGAGGCGCCAGCCTGGCCTGCGTTGCCATAACAACAGGCTGGGCGCGCTTGCGTTTCCTGGAGACGCTGAGGTTGGCCCCCAGCCGGGAGGCTCTGACTGAGCCCCCTCAgagggcggagggcggagggcgggAGGAGGGAGCCCCGACTGCGAGGGAGAGGCGGCAGGACGCcccttcaccccacccccagtaaGTGCGGAGGTGGGGCAGAACGTGTAGCTGGCTTCAGTCTGCTGACACAGGGACCCTGTCACCCCAGGGACGGGGCGCCACCCCCTTCCCCTGACGCGCCCCGCTGCCATGGTAACCAGCAGCGCGCCCCAGGAAGCGCGCTCATTTCGCTGGGAGACcgtgctctcccctcccctctcccctccccggagGCGCCAGGCTCGGGGGCGGGGACGAAGCCAGGCGCGGAGAGGGGAGGGCTGCGCAGCCCGGGAGGGGAAACAGCTCTAGGGGCCCGGGAGAGGCAAAGGGAGGAGCTGGGGGCTACACTGGGGAGAGAGACGGGCCCACGCGGAGTCACGCACGCACACAGCTCCACACACTTCTGTTACCCCAGTTCTGGCGGGACCACAACATGAATAGTGGGACCTGATGGGGGTGAACAGCAGCGACCTCGGCTCCCATAAATGCGCATACAGCGTGCATGGGGCGTCTTCAGGGACATGGTGAACCCCAGCCTTCTCGGGCTGCACCCTGGCCCTGCAGAGGCCTGCACGCCTCCACAGGGGGGCCTCTCTGTTGCGAGGCGGTGCGTGGTGTGGGACCCAGACTAACCGCAGAGGGCGGGGAACAGCCAGGCCCTGAGGGGCACAGCAGAGCAGAGGGCTCAGGATGTGAAGGCGCCCGCTGCAGGAAGAGTGGTTgcgagggaggggggagggcagggggaacCTCTCTCAGGGGCCAGGTGGCCAATCCCCACGGGCCAGGGTGAAGAAGTTAAAGGCAGGGGACTGCCATCTCCCCAAGACAACAAGGTGCCTCCCGCCCCCTCATGTTACCCACCCTCCTCTCGGGACAGTCCTCTGACTCCCACTCAACTTGTACGAAACTGAGGCCAAAGACGTGAAGTCAGCAGCCCCAGTCGCAGAGCAAGGTTGGGAGATCTGCCAAGTGCTCGGCCTCTCCTGCTCCAGGGTGCACGGGCAGTTAGCCTTCCCCCAGCACCCCTGCCTGGGCCCCCACCCCAGAAGGCTTGGaaaggctggggtgggaggggacaaGCAGTGGTGGCTGCCCCGTCCCGCCCCGCATACACGGAGCTGGGCAGCCAGGCAGGCAGGAGCTGTGGTTCTGTCTACCTGGTTCCACATGGGGTTCACGTGAGGGGGAGCAAAGGAGGGGCTGGCCTCGGGAGGGTATGGGGCTCATGGGGACCTTCAGGAGTTGGGTGCAGTGGGGGGCAGAGGGACCCCACAGAAGCCATGATCTCAGGTCAAACCCCACAGCCTGGCCCACTAGCCCACCTGAGCCAGCTTCGGGCCGTGCAGCCCCCCAAGACCACAGGCCCCTGCCCACACCCGTGAGCCCTGGTCCCAGCCCCCGGGGCGGGGACTCACGTAGTCCTGGAAGGCCTTGGCTTCACTCGAGTGCTCGCACGCCTCTCTGCGGTCGGGCGCTGCACAGTACAAGTCCCAGAACACGCTGTGGGCGGCAGGGGGGGACGATGGTTTCCCCACGcaccccccccagccccccccaTGTCCCACCCACACCAGCCTTGCGCGCACCACCACCAGGAATGCAGGAAGCCCGGGGGCTCCCCCAGCGTAATGTTCTTCTCCCATCGGATCtgcgggggagagggaaggaaggtgagGGCGAACGGCCTGGTCCTGTCTGACCCCTTCCCCTCCCAAGAGGCAGCCCCAACCTAACCCTGGGGCCCAGGAAACACCCGGGCAGGAAACCAGCAGATCAGAGCAAGGGAGCCAGGAGGGGGACAGCTTGGTGAGGAGAGGGACAGAGGAGCGGAAGGCCGATCCtcagatggatggacagacaccAGGATGCCAGCCCCGCCGCTCCGCAGCCCTCAGTTCCCAGGGCAcaaccccaccccaccacggAGACCTGATAAAAAAGGGGGGACCCCAGGGTGTGGGTGCCAGGGAAGGGGCTGGCTGTGGGGGCCCTGCCTGGCCAGGCCAGCTTACCTCGGACAGAAAGGTCTGGGCTGACTTCTGGGCACCAACGTGCAGCAGGTACTCATACACGTACAGCGCCAACctgcagggaggggtgggggccgGCTCAGGCTCTCAGGAGGCCCGGGCCAGACCCAAAGCTCCGCCCCGAGGGTCCCTGGGAGGGGCTTTAAGGCGAGGCACCTGCCCTCTGGTGGGAAGGTGGAGAAGGGCAGGGGCCCACAGTGAGCCCCTCAT includes:
- the ISYNA1 gene encoding inositol-3-phosphate synthase 1 translates to MEAATEFVVESPDVVYSPEAIEAHYEYRTTCVSREGGVLKVHPTSTRFTFRTARQVPRLGVMLVGWGGNNGSTLTAAVLANRLRLSWPTRTGRKEANYYGSLTQAGTVSLGLDAEGQEVFVSFSSLLPMVAPDDLVFDGWDISSLNLAEAMRRAQVLDWGLQEQLWPHMEALRPRPSVYIPEFIAANQSARADNVIPGTRAQQLEQIRRDIRDFRSSAGLDKVIVLWTANTERFCEVVPGVNDTAENLLRTIQLGLEVSPSTLFAVASILEGCAFLNGSPQNTLVPGALELAWQRRVFVGGDDFKSGQTKVKSVLVDFLIGSGLKTMSIVSYNHLGNNDGQNLSAPPQFRSKEVSKSSVVDDMVHSNPVLYSPGEEPDHCVVIKYVPYVGDSKRALDEYTSELMLGGTNTLVLHNTCEDSLLAAPIMLDLALLTELCQRVSFCTDIDPEPQSFHPVLSLLGFLFKAPLAPPGSPVVNALFRQRSCIENILRACVGLPPQNHMLLEHKMERPGLKQVGHVATACPVPCKKGSAPTAPNGCTGDAYGHSQAEAPQMPTT
- the SSBP4 gene encoding single-stranded DNA-binding protein 4 isoform X4, with product MSTCCTLVPRSQPRPFCPRSDGRRTLRWGSPRASCIPGGAPDRREACEHSSEAKAFQDYSAAAAPSPVMGSMAPNDAMASGPMAPGFFQPFMSPRFPGGPRPTLRMPSQPPVGLPGSQPLLPGAMDPSPRAQGHSSMGPMQRVTPPRGMTSVGPQVRPGPRRQGGFRGCPLSACPLTAPLPSQSYGSGMRPPPNSLAGPGLPTMNMGPGVRGPWASPSGNSIPYSSSSPGSYTGPPGGGGPPGTPIMPSPGDSTNSSENMYTIMNPIGPGAGRTNFPLGPGPEAPMAAMSAMEPHHVNGSLGSGDLDGLPKSSPGAVAGLSNTPGTPRDDGEMAAAGTFLHPFPSESYSPGMTMSV
- the SSBP4 gene encoding single-stranded DNA-binding protein 4 isoform X3 gives rise to the protein MYAKGGKGSAVPSDSQAREKLALYVYEYLLHVGAQKSAQTFLSEIRWEKNITLGEPPGFLHSWWCVFWDLYCAAPDRREACEHSSEAKAFQDYSAAAAPSPVMGSMAPNDAMASGPMAPGFFQPFMSPRFPGGPRPTLRMPSQPPVGLPGSQPLLPGAMDPSPRAQGHSSMGPMQRVTPPRGMTSVGPQSYGSGMRPPPNSLAGPGLPTMNMGPGVRGPWASPSGNSIPYSSSSPGSYTGPPGGGGPPGTPIMPSPGDSTNSSENMYTIMNPIGPGAGRTNFPLGPGPEAPMAAMSAMEPHHVNGSLGSGDLDGLPKSSPGAVAGLSNTPGTPRDDGEMAAAGTFLHPFPSESYSPGMTMSV
- the SSBP4 gene encoding single-stranded DNA-binding protein 4 isoform X2 → MYAKGGKGSAVPSDSQAREKLALYVYEYLLHVGAQKSAQTFLSEIRWEKNITLGEPPGFLHSWWCVFWDLYCAAPDRREACEHSSEAKAFQDYSAAAAPSPVMGSMAPNDAMASGPMAPGFFQPFMSPRFPGGPRPTLRMPSQPPVGLPGSQPLLPGAMDPSPRAQGHSSMGPMQRVTPPRGMTSVGPQVRPGPRRQGGFRGCPLSACPLTAPLPSQSYGSGMRPPPNSLAGPGLPTMNMGPGVRGPWASPSGNSIPYSSSSPGSYTGPPGGGGPPGTPIMPSPGDSTNSSENMYTIMNPIGPGAGRTNFPLGPGPEAPMAAMSAMEPHHVNGSLGSGDLDGLPKSSPGAVAGLSNTPGTPRDDGEMAAAGTFLHPFPSESYSPGMTMSV
- the SSBP4 gene encoding single-stranded DNA-binding protein 4 isoform X6 encodes the protein MMGPQVPPFMSPRFPGGPRPTLRMPSQPPVGLPGSQPLLPGAMDPSPRAQGHSSMGPMQRVTPPRGMTSVGPQSYGSGMRPPPNSLAGPGLPTMNMGPGVRGPWASPSGNSIPYSSSSPGSYTGPPGGGGPPGTPIMPSPGDSTNSSENMYTIMNPIGPGAGRTNFPLGPGPEAPMAAMSAMEPHHVNGSLGSGDLDGLPKSSPGAVAGLSNTPGTPRDDGEMAAAGTFLHPFPSESYSPGMTMSV
- the SSBP4 gene encoding single-stranded DNA-binding protein 4 isoform X5 encodes the protein MMGPQVPPFMSPRFPGGPRPTLRMPSQPPVGLPGSQPLLPGAMDPSPRAQGHSSMGPMQRVTPPRGMTSVGPQVRPGPRRQGGFRGCPLSACPLTAPLPSQSYGSGMRPPPNSLAGPGLPTMNMGPGVRGPWASPSGNSIPYSSSSPGSYTGPPGGGGPPGTPIMPSPGDSTNSSENMYTIMNPIGPGAGRTNFPLGPGPEAPMAAMSAMEPHHVNGSLGSGDLDGLPKSSPGAVAGLSNTPGTPRDDGEMAAAGTFLHPFPSESYSPGMTMSV
- the SSBP4 gene encoding single-stranded DNA-binding protein 4 isoform X1, producing the protein MYAKGGKGSAVPSDSQAREKLALYVYEYLLHVGAQKSAQTFLSEIRWEKNITLGEPPGFLHSWWCVFWDLYCAAPDRREACEHSSEAKAFQDYSAAAAPSPVMGSMAPNDAMASGPMAPGFFQPFMSPRFPGGPRPTLRMPSQPPVGLPGSQPLLPGAMDPSPRAQGHSSMGPMQRVTPPRGMTSVGPQVRPGPRRQGGFRGCPLSACPLTAPLPSQSYGSGMRPPPNSLAGPGLPTMNMGPGVRGPWASPSGNSIPYSSSSPGSYTGPPGGGGPPGTPIMPSPGDSTNSSENMYTIMNPIGPGAGRTNFPLGPGPEAPMAAMSAMEPHHVNGSLGSGDLDGLPKSSPGAVAGLSNTPGTPRDDGEMAAAGTFLHPFPSESVSDCVDSPPAAASGRRGLAGRPRRGGRGARARP